A region of Streptomyces sp. R44 DNA encodes the following proteins:
- a CDS encoding ricin-type beta-trefoil lectin domain protein → MRRSWIRPLVALLAAALAVTATGAAPASAASDTPLRVMPLGDSITWGVGSSTGNGYRAPLWDGLAADGHPVDFVGTGRAGSMSDPDNEGHSGYRIDQIAALADAALTRYRPNVVTLHIGTNDLQGASEVDTAIARLKSLVSQITADVPDATVLVASLVVSTSSSEEQHRGAYNQAIPQIVGAAQAAGKHVAFVDMSSLTTADLADPLHPNDAGYRKMADAFHRGVQAADSAGWLRNPAPAPARVQSGIAAKCLDVSGAGTADGTAVQTWSCGGGANQFWSAYTDGTLRSLGKCLDAAGWGTTNGTTVQIWACHGGANQMWQPYNGGYRNPASGRCLDVPGSSSADGTQLQLWDCHGGSNQKWTTLTAG, encoded by the coding sequence ATGAGAAGGTCCTGGATCCGCCCCCTGGTCGCGCTCCTCGCGGCCGCGCTCGCGGTGACAGCGACAGGGGCGGCCCCCGCCTCCGCCGCCTCCGACACGCCCCTGCGGGTCATGCCGTTGGGCGACTCGATCACCTGGGGCGTGGGAAGCAGCACGGGCAACGGCTACCGGGCGCCGCTGTGGGACGGGCTCGCGGCGGACGGCCACCCGGTGGACTTCGTGGGCACGGGGCGGGCCGGTTCGATGTCCGACCCCGACAACGAAGGCCACTCCGGATACCGCATCGACCAGATTGCCGCACTCGCCGACGCCGCGCTGACCCGCTACCGGCCCAACGTCGTGACGCTCCACATCGGCACCAACGACCTCCAAGGGGCCTCCGAGGTCGACACCGCCATCGCCCGGCTGAAGTCGCTGGTCAGCCAGATCACCGCCGACGTCCCCGACGCAACCGTCCTCGTCGCCTCCCTGGTCGTGTCCACCAGCAGCTCCGAAGAGCAGCACCGGGGCGCGTACAACCAGGCCATCCCCCAGATCGTCGGCGCCGCACAGGCCGCGGGCAAACACGTCGCATTCGTCGACATGAGCAGCCTGACCACGGCCGACCTCGCCGACCCCCTGCATCCCAACGACGCGGGCTACCGGAAGATGGCCGACGCCTTCCACCGCGGCGTCCAGGCCGCGGACAGCGCCGGCTGGCTGAGGAACCCCGCCCCCGCCCCCGCACGCGTACAGTCCGGCATCGCCGCCAAGTGCCTGGACGTCAGCGGCGCCGGCACCGCTGACGGGACCGCCGTCCAGACATGGAGCTGTGGCGGCGGCGCCAACCAGTTCTGGTCCGCCTACACCGACGGCACCCTGCGCTCCCTGGGCAAGTGCCTCGACGCCGCCGGCTGGGGCACCACCAACGGCACCACGGTGCAGATCTGGGCCTGCCACGGCGGCGCCAACCAGATGTGGCAGCCCTACAACGGCGGCTACCGCAACCCCGCCTCCGGCCGCTGCCTCGACGTCCCGGGCTCCTCCAGCGCCGACGGCACGCAGCTCCAGCTGTGGGACTGCCACGGCGGCTCCAATCAGAAGTGGACCACCCTGACTGCCGGATGA
- a CDS encoding ricin-type beta-trefoil lectin domain protein, whose translation MAPPHRRLWRLLAATALTLTACVTASAHTTAEAAPGSPALTPPMGWNSWNSFGCGITEAQVRQAADTMVSSGMKDAGYQYVVVDDCWFDPQRDAAGNLRANPTKFPSGMKALGDYIHGKGLKFGIYQAPNERTCAQGVGTYPGSTGSKGHEAQDAAAFASWGVDYLKYDWCSGSGTLAEQVERFTLMRDALRATGRPIVYSINPNSFHAPTGDKFDWGEVADLWRTTEDLLDIWQNDNTNSYPMGVGNVLDITAPLAAQSGPGHWNDPDMLVVGRPGLSLTESRSHFALWSLMGAPLMAGNDIRTMSADVSAILRNPRLLAVNQDSLGAGGRRVRDDGSTEVFAKPLADGSVAVGLFNRGAGTATITTTATQVGLSGGQFTLTDLWTGGTSSTSGQISASVPAHGVAVFRVSGGSPIAATTSRLRGTGSGRCLDVDRASTAAGTQALVWDCHTAANQLWTKWAGGEIRVYGDKCLDAYDQGTANGTRVIIWTCNGQNNQKWTAQADGSMRNVHAGLCLDVNGAGTANGTPVVLWTCNGQNNQKWTTLP comes from the coding sequence ATGGCTCCCCCGCACCGACGGTTATGGCGTCTCCTCGCGGCCACCGCGCTGACGCTCACAGCCTGCGTCACCGCCTCCGCCCACACGACCGCCGAGGCCGCGCCGGGCAGCCCGGCGCTCACGCCGCCGATGGGCTGGAACAGCTGGAACAGCTTCGGATGCGGGATCACCGAGGCGCAGGTCCGCCAGGCCGCCGACACGATGGTGTCCTCGGGTATGAAGGACGCCGGTTACCAGTACGTCGTCGTCGACGACTGCTGGTTCGACCCGCAGCGCGACGCGGCGGGCAACCTCCGGGCCAATCCGACCAAGTTCCCCAGCGGCATGAAGGCGCTCGGGGACTACATCCACGGCAAGGGCCTGAAGTTCGGCATCTACCAGGCGCCCAACGAGCGCACCTGCGCGCAGGGTGTGGGAACCTACCCCGGCTCCACCGGCAGCAAGGGCCACGAGGCCCAGGACGCCGCCGCCTTCGCCTCATGGGGCGTGGACTACCTCAAGTACGACTGGTGTTCCGGCAGCGGCACCCTTGCTGAACAGGTCGAACGGTTCACCCTCATGCGTGATGCCCTACGCGCCACCGGCCGGCCGATCGTCTACAGCATCAACCCCAACAGCTTCCACGCCCCCACCGGCGACAAGTTCGACTGGGGAGAGGTCGCCGACCTGTGGCGGACGACCGAGGACCTGCTCGACATCTGGCAGAACGACAACACCAACAGCTATCCGATGGGCGTGGGCAACGTCCTGGACATCACCGCGCCGCTGGCCGCGCAGTCCGGCCCCGGACACTGGAACGACCCCGACATGCTGGTCGTCGGCCGTCCCGGCCTGTCGCTGACCGAGTCCCGCTCCCACTTCGCCCTGTGGTCGCTGATGGGCGCCCCGCTCATGGCCGGCAACGACATCCGTACGATGTCCGCCGACGTGAGCGCCATCCTGCGCAACCCGCGTCTCCTCGCGGTGAACCAGGACTCGCTGGGTGCGGGCGGGCGCAGGGTGCGCGACGACGGCAGCACCGAGGTGTTCGCCAAGCCCCTGGCCGACGGCTCGGTCGCGGTAGGCCTGTTCAACCGGGGAGCAGGCACCGCGACCATCACCACCACGGCCACGCAAGTCGGCCTGTCCGGCGGACAGTTCACCCTGACCGACCTGTGGACCGGCGGTACGTCGAGCACGTCCGGGCAGATATCGGCGAGCGTCCCCGCGCACGGCGTCGCCGTCTTCCGGGTGAGCGGCGGCAGCCCGATCGCCGCCACCACCTCGCGTCTGCGCGGCACCGGATCGGGCCGCTGCCTGGACGTGGACCGCGCCTCCACCGCGGCCGGGACGCAGGCGCTGGTCTGGGACTGCCACACTGCCGCCAACCAGCTGTGGACCAAGTGGGCCGGAGGCGAGATCCGCGTCTACGGCGACAAGTGCCTGGACGCCTACGACCAGGGAACCGCCAACGGCACCCGGGTCATCATCTGGACCTGCAACGGCCAGAACAACCAGAAGTGGACCGCGCAGGCCGACGGGTCGATGCGCAACGTCCACGCCGGCCTGTGCCTCGACGTCAACGGGGCCGGCACCGCCAACGGGACCCCCGTCGTCCTGTGGACCTGCAACGGCCAGAACAACCAGAAGTGGACCACTCTCCCGTGA